One Vicugna pacos chromosome X, VicPac4, whole genome shotgun sequence DNA window includes the following coding sequences:
- the IDS gene encoding iduronate 2-sulfatase has translation MLPPGRGLLWFGLVLGSVCASLESAAQGNSAADALNVLLIIVDDLRPSLGCYGDKLVRSPNIDQLASHSLLFQNAFAQQAVCAPSRVSFLTGRRPDTTRLYDFSSYWRVHAGNFSTIPQYFKENGYVTLSVGKVFHPGVSSNHSDDSPYSWSLPAYHPSSEKYENTKTCRGPDGELHANLLCPVDVADVPEGTLPDKQSTEQAIRLLEKMKTSASPFFLAVGYHKPHIPFRYPKEFQKLYPLENITLAPDPQVPAGLPPVAYSPWMDIRQREDVQALNLSVPYGPVPADFQRKIRQSYFASVSYVDTQVGQLLSALDELQLASSTVVVLTSDHGWALGEHGEWAKYSNFDVTTRVPLMFYVPGRTAPLPEAGEKLFPYIDPFDSASEPMEPGQQAMDLVELLSLFPTLAGLAGLRVPPRCPIPSFHVQLCREGQNLLKHFQFRAVEGDPPVHANPRELVAYSQYPRPADSPQWNSDKPSLKDIKIMGYSIRTIDYRYTVWVGFSPQEFLANFSDIHAGELYFVDSDPLQDHNVYNDSQGGALPWSLMP, from the exons ATGCTGCCGCCCGGCCGGGGCCTGCTCTGGTTTGGCCTGGTGCTGGGTTCTGTGTGCGCCTCCCTGGAGTCCGCGGCGCAGGGCAACTCCGCCGCAG ATGCTCTGAATGTCCTTCTAATCATCGTGGATGACCTGCGTCCCTCCCTGGGCTGTTACGGGGACAAGCTCGTAAGGTCCCCAAACATCGACCAACTGGCATCCCACAGCCTCCTCTTCCAGAATGCCTTTGCCCAG caAGCCGTGTGTGCCCCGAGCCGTGTGTCCTTCCTCACCGGGAGGAGACCAGACACCACCCGCCTGTACGACTTCAGCTCCTACTGGAGGGTGCACGCTGGGAACTTCTCCACCATCCCCCAGTACTTCAAGGAGAATGGCTACGTGACCTTGTCGGTGGGAAAAGTCTTTCACCCTG GAGTATCTTCCAATCATAGTGACGATTCTCCGTATAGCTGGTCTCTTCCAGCCTATCACCCCTCCTCTGAAAAGTATGAAAACACCAAG ACGTGTAGGGGACCAGATGGAGAACTCCATGCCAACCTGCTTTGCCCCGTGGATGTGGCAGATGTGCCTGAGGGCACCTTGCCTGATAAACAGAGCACCGAGCAAGCCATACGATTGTTGGAGAAGATGAAGACGTCGGCCAGTCCTTTCTTCCTGGCTGTGGGGTATCATAAGCCACACATCCCCTTCAGATACCCCAAG GAGTTTCAGAAGTTGTACCCCTTGGAGAACATCACGCTGGCTCCTGACCCCCAGGTCCCTGCTGGCCTCCCTCCCGTGGCCTACAGCCCCTGGATGGACATCAGGCAGCGGGAGGACGTCCAGGCCTTAAACCTCAGCGTGCCCTACGGCCCGGTTCCCGCGGACTTTCAG CGGAAAATCCGCCAGAGCTACTTCGCCTCTGTTTCGTATGTGGACACACAGGTCGGCCAGCTTCTGAGCGCTCTGGATGAGCTTCAGCTGGCCAGCAGCACGGTCGTGGTGCTCACCTCGGATCACG GGTGGGCTCTGGGTGAGCACGGAGAATGGGCCAAGTACAGCAATTTTGACGTCACTACTCGCGTGCCCCTGATGTTCTATGTTCCGGGAAGGACGGCTCCACTTCCGGAGGCCGGAGAGAAGCTTTTCCCATACATCGACCCCTTTGATTCCGCCTCAGAACCGATGGAGCCAG GCCAGCAAGCCATGGACCTCGTGGAGCTTCTCTCGCTCTTCCCCACACTCGCAGGACTTGCCGGACTGCGTGTCCCTCCCCGCTGCCCCATCCCCTCATTTCATGTTCAGCTGTGCCGAGAAGGCCAGAACCTTCTGAAGCATTTTCAATTCCGTGCCGTGGAAGGGGATCCGCCCGTCCACGCTAATCCCCGTGAGTTGGTTGCCTATAGCCAGTACCCCCGGCCTGCAGACTCTCCTCAGTGGAATTCTGACAAGCCTagtttaaaagacataaaaatcatGGGCTACTCCATACGCACGATAGACTATAGGTATACTGTGTGGGTTGGCTTCAGTCCCCAGGAGTTTCTGGCTAACTTTTCAGACATCCATGCAGGGGAACTGTATTTTGTAGACTCTGACCCTTTGCAGGACCACAATGTGTATAATGACTCCCAGGGTGGAGCCCTTCCCTGGTCATTGATGCCTTGA